From Piliocolobus tephrosceles isolate RC106 chromosome 16, ASM277652v3, whole genome shotgun sequence, the proteins below share one genomic window:
- the ITGA2B gene encoding integrin alpha-IIb, with amino-acid sequence MSPGAIALCSAHCSASYLGFQFDKKRLPVEESEGKEEELAHSCLGGCGRRKMARALCPLQALWLLEWVLLLLGPCAAPPAWALNLDPVHLTFYAGPNGSHFGFSLDFHKDSHGRVAIVVGAPRTLGPSQEETGGVFLCPWRAEGGQCPSLLFDLRDETRNVGSQTLQTFKARQGLGASVVSWSDVIVACAPWQHWNVLEKTEEAEKTPVGSCFLAQPESGRRAEYSPCRGNTLSRIYVEKNFSWDKRYCEAGFSSVVTQAGELVLGAPGGYYFLGLLAQAPIADIFSSYRPGILLWHVSSQSLSFDCSNPEYFDGYWGYSVAVGEFDGDLNTTEYVVGAPTWSWTLGAVEVLGSYYQRLHRLHGEQMASYFGHSVAVTDVNGDGRHDLLVGAPLYMESRADRKLAEVGRVYLFLQPRGPHTLGAPSLLLTGTQLYGRFGSAIAPLGDLDQDGYNDIAVAAPYGGPSGRGQVLVFLGQSEGLSSRPSQVLDSPFPTGSAFGFSLRGAVDIDDNGYPDLIVGAYGANQVAVYRAQPVVKASVQLLVQDSLNPAVKSCVLPQTKTPVSCFKIQMCVGATGHNIPQKLSLNAELQLDRQKPRQGRRVLLLGSQQAGTTLNLDLGGKHSPICHTTMAFLRDEAEFRDKLSPIVLSLNVSLPPTEAGMAPAVVLHGDTHVQEQTRIVLDCGEDDVCVPQLQLTASVTGSPLLVGADNVLKLQMDTANEGEGAYEAELAVHLPQGAHYMRALSNVEGFERLICNQKKENETRVVLCELGNPMKKNTQIGIEMLVSVGNLEEAGESVSFQLQIRSKNSQNPNSKIVLLDVPVRAEAQVELRGNSFPASLVVAAEEGDREQNSLDSRGPKVEHTYELHNNGPGTVNGLHLSIHLPGQSQHSDLLYIVDIQPQGGLQCFPQPPVNPRKVDWGLPTPSPSPIHRAHHKRDRRQIFLPEPEQPSRLQDPVLVSCDSAPCTVVQCDLQEMARGQRAMVTVLAFLWLPSLHQRPLDQFVLQSQAWFNVSSLPYAVPPLSLPRGEAQVRTQLLRALEERAIPIWWVLVGVLGGLLLLTILVLAMWKVGFFKRNRPPLEEDDEEGE; translated from the exons ATGAGTCCGGGGGCTATAGCCCTTTGCTCTGCCCATTGCTCAGCAAGTTACTTGGGGTTTCAGTTTGATAAGAAAAGACTTCCTGTGGAGGAAtctgaagggaaggaggaggagctggcCCATTCCTGCCTGGGAGGTTGTGGAAGAAGGAAGATGGCCAGAGCTTTGTGTCCACTGCAAGCCCTCTGGCTTCTGGAGTGGGTGCTGCTGCTCTTGGGACCTTGTGctgcccctccagcctgggccttgAATCTGGACCCAGTACATCTCACCTTCTATGCAGGCCCCAATGGCAGCCACTTTGGGTTTTCACTGGACTTCCACAAGGACAGCCATGGGAG AGTGGCCATCGTGGTGGGCGCCCCACGGACCCTGGGTCCCAGCCAGGAGGAGACGGGCGGCGTGTTCCTGTGCCCCTGGAGAGCCGAGGGCGGCCAGTGCCCCTCGCTACTCTTTGACCTCC GTGATGAGACCCGAAATGTGGGCTCCCAAACTTTACAAACCTTCAAGGCCCGCCAAGGACTAGGGGCGTCGGTCGTCAGCTGGAGCGACGTCATTGTG GCCTGCGCCCCCTGGCAGCACTGGAACGTCCTAGAAAAGACCGAGGAGGCTGAGAAGACGCCCGTAGGCAGCTGCTTTTTGGCTCAGCCAGAGAGCGGCCGCCGCGCCGAGTACTCCCCCTGTCGCGGGAACACCCTGAGCCGCATTTACGTGGAAAAGAATTTTA GCTGGGACAAGCGTTACTGTGAAGCGGGCTTCAGCTCCGTGGTCACTCAG GCCGGGGAGCTGGTGCTTGGGGCTCCTGGAGGCTATTATTTCTTAG GTCTCCTGGCCCAGGCTCCAATTGCGGATATTTTCTCGAGTTACCGCCCAGGCATCCTTTTGTGGCACGTGTCCTCCCAGAGCCTCTCCTTCGACTGCAGCAACCCAGAGTACTTCGACGGCTACTGGG GGTACTCGGTGGCCGTGGGCGAGTTCGACGGGGATCTCAACACTACAG AGTATGTCGTCGGTGCCCCCACTTGGAGCTGGACGCTGGGAGCG GTGGAAGTTTTGGGCTCCTACTACCAGAGGCTGCACCGGCTACACGGAGAGCAG ATGGCTTCGTATTTTGGGCATTCAGTGGCTGTCACTGACGTCAACGGGGATGG GAGGCACGACCTGCTGGTGGGCGCTCCACTGTATATGGAAAGCCGGGCAGACCGAAAACTGGCCGAAGTGGGGCGTGTGTATTTGTTCCTGCAGCCGCGAGGCCCCCACACGCTGGGTGCCCCCAGCCTCCTGCTGACTGGCACACAGCTCTATGGGCGATTCGGCTCTGCCATCGCACCCCTGGGCGACCTCGACCAGGATGGCTACAATG ACATTGCAGTGGCTGCCCCCTACGGGGGTCCCAGTGGCCGGGGCCAAGTGCTGGTGTTCCTGGGTCAGAGTGAGGGGCTGAGTTCACGTCCCTCCCAGGTCCTGGACAGCCCCTTCCCCACAGGCTCTGCCTTTGGCTTCTCCCTTCGAGGTGCCGTAGACATCGATGACAACGGATACCCAG ACCTGATTGTGGGAGCTTACGGGGCCAACCAGGTGGCTGTGTACAG AGCTCAGCCAGTGGTGAAGGCCTCTGTCCAGCTACTGGTACAAGATTCACTGAATCCTGCTGTGAAGAGCTGTGTCCTACCCCAGACCAAGACACCCGTGAGCTG CTTCAAAATCCAGATGTGTGTTGGAGCCACTGGGCACAACATTCCTCAGAAGCTGT CCCTAAATGCCGAGCTGCAGTTGGACCGGCAGAAGCCCCGCCAGGGCCGGCGGGTGCTGCTGCTGGGCTCTCAACAGGCAGGCACCACCCTGAACCTGGATCTGGGCGGAAAGCACAGCCCCATCTGCCACACCACCATGGCCTTCCTTCGA GATGAGGCAGAATTCCGGGACAAGCTGAGCCCCATTGTGCTCAGCCTCAACGTGTCCCTGCCGCCCACGGAGGCTGGAATGGCCCCTGCTGTCGTGCTGCATGGAGACACCCATGTGCAGGAGCAG ACACGAATTGTCCTGGACTGCGGGGAAGATGACGTCTGTGTGCCCCAGCTTCAGCTCACTGCCAGCGT GACAGGCTCCCCGCTCCTAGTTGGGGCAGATAATGTCCTGAAGCTGCAGATGGACACAGCCAATGAGGGCGAGGGGGCCTATGAAGCAGAGCTGGCCGTGCATCTGCCCCAGGGGGCCCACTACATGCGGGCCCTAAGCAACGTCGAG GGCTTTGAGAGACTCATCTGTAACCAGAAGAAGGAGAATGAGACCAGGGTGGTGCTGTGTGAGCTGGGCAATCCCATGAAGAAGAACACCCAG ATAGGAATTGAGATGTTGGTGAGCGTGGGGAATCTGGAAGAGGCTGGGGAGTCTGTGTCCTTCCAGCTGCAGATCCGGAG CAAGAACAGCCAGAATCCAAACAGCAAGATTGTGCTGCTGGATGTGCCAGTCCGGGCAGAGGCCCAAGTGGAGCTGCGAGG GAACTCCTTTCCAGCCTCCCTGGTGGTGGCTGCAGAAGAAGGTGACAGGGAGCAGAACAGCTTGGACAGCCGGGGACCCAAAGTGGAGCACACCTATGAG CTCCACAACAATGGCCCTGGGACTGTGAATGGCCTTCACCTCAGCATCCACCTCCCGGGGCAGTCCCAGCACTCCGACCTGCTCTATATCGTGGATATACAGCCCCAGGGGGGCCTTCAGTGCTTCCCACAGCCTCCTGTCAACCCCCGCAAG GTGGACTGGGGGctgcccacccccagcccctcccccatTCACCGGGCCCATCACAAGCGGGATCGCAGACAGATCTTCCTGCCAGAGCCCGAGCAGCCCTCGAGGCTTCAGGATCCAGTTCTCGTA AGCTGCGACTCGGCGCCCTGTACTGTGGTGCAGTGTGACCTGCAGGAGATGGCGCGCGGGCAGCGGGCCATGGTCACGGTGCTGGCTTTCCTGTGGCTGCCCAGCCTCCACCAG AGGCCACTGGATCAGTTTGTGCTGCAGTCACAGGCGTGGTTCAACGTGTCCTCCCTCCCCTATGCTGTGCCCCCGCTCAGCCTGCCACGAGGGGAAGCTCAG GTGCGGACACAGCTGCTTCGGGCCTTGGAGGAGAGGGCCATTCCAATCTGGTGGGTGCTGGTGGGTGTGCTAGGCGGCCTGCTGCTGCTCACCATCCTGGTCCTGGCCATGTGGAAG GTCGGCTTCTTCAAGCGGAACCGGCCACCCCTGGAAGAAGATGATGAAGAGGGGGAGTGA